From a single Diachasmimorpha longicaudata isolate KC_UGA_2023 chromosome 13, iyDiaLong2, whole genome shotgun sequence genomic region:
- the LOC135168417 gene encoding rhotekin-like isoform X3 gives MVLAGLTFTRVGTFTLAGPVQYSILSFFNWFTVFLSTFVILSTTMHLLIVYPRHSEYDLEQKIEVEIKMREGSARLLAAARHRAQSLEAARALLTSNERMSAYMAELQRRKKEAINKPSNPVSTARVSLSELRVPLMWRDSDHFKNRGDYRRFAVFCLARIGTEIHDTALLCPVDRALTDITFPDVLLFNNVPADFELTLEIYSHILQEDLSIASTPRRIKRTIHSSISKTVGKKLAASLRDELNSGKIGPHFELMASAKLTLDDTDENIHTHDLAISNLENKHHALPLFGHFCCRLAAQPDCMTKEVVTGNVNINGRDCWARLQNFTIQSWESRKLAEGEQNPISTILINRETSIQPTKCQKELKVINTSDGTEKSAILKLDSPEEAQKWLRHLTLHAKDHERWKHAAETIQEVPCIESARNSFISSKRQGSLYDETPLIESVQSDYTSHTRPTVQEIFGLTPSTSLSSCSSNSPPSHRSRSLSTSGTRKLSAAAIKSHWPFSNKHHD, from the exons ATGGTATTAGCAGGTTTAACATTCACTCGAGTAGGCACGTTCACTCTTGCTGGGCCCGTTCAGTACTCTATCTTAAGTTTCTTCAATTGGTTCACAGTGTTTCTCAGCACGTTCGTGATTTTATCGACAACAATGCATCTACTGATCGTGTACCCGAGGCACTCG GAGTATGATCTCGAGCAGAAGATCGAGGTGGAGATCAAGATGCGGGAGGGATCGGCAAGACTTTTGGCAGCGGCAAGGCACAGGGCTCAGAGTCTCGAGGCTGCCAGGGCTCTTCTCACTTCAAATGAGAGGATGTCTGCGTATATGGCAGAGCTACAACGACGTAAGAAAGAGGCCATTAATAAACCGAG taatccAGTGAGCACAGCGAGAGTATCACTGTCCGAGCTGAGAGTACCCCTAATGTGGCGTGATTCtgatcattttaaaaatcgtgGTGACTACAGACGTTTTGCTGTATTCTGCCTGGCGCGAATTGGCACTGAAATACATGACACTGCATTACTATGCCCCGTTGATCGGGCGCTAACTGACATCACGTTTCCAGATGTTCTACTCTT CAATAACGTCCCAGCGGATTTTGAATTGACCCTGGAAATTTACAGCCACATTCTCCAAGAAGACCTCAGTATCGCCAGTACTCCTCGCAGAATTAAACGCACGATTCACTCATCAATATCGAAGACGGTCGGGAAGAAGCTGGCAGCTTCCCTCAGGGACGAGTtgaattctggaaaaattggtCCCCACTTCGAGCTTATGGCCTCCGCTAAGTTGACCCTTGATGACACCGATGAGAATATTCACACTCATGACTTAGCTATCAGTAATCTGGAGAATAAACATCACGCTTTGCCATTGTTTGGCCACTTCTGCTGTCGTCTTGCTGCCCAGCCAGATTGCATGACGAAAGAGGTTGTAACGGGAAATGTTAATATCAATGGAAGGGACTGCTGGGCTCGCCTCCAAAATTTCACTATTCAGAGCTGGGAGTCCCGGAAATTGGCCGAGGGAGAGCAAAATCCAATCTCAACGATATTAATCAACAGAGAGACTTCAATTCAGCCTACGAAATGCCAAAAAGAGTTGAAAGTAATCAACACCTCAGACGGCACCGAGAAGTCCGCAATTCTAAAGTTGGATTCGCCTGAAGAGGCCCAGAAGTGGTTGAGGCACTTGACACTTCACGCAAAGGACCACGAGAGGTGGAAGCACGCGGCTGAAACAATTCAAGAGGTACCCTGCATCGAGAGTGCCAGGAATTCCTTCATAAGTAGTAAGCGACAGGGCTCCCTGTACGATGAGACACCCCTAATTGAGTCTGTGCAATCAGACTACACATCCCACACTAGGCCAACAGTTCAGGAAATTTTTGGCCTAACTCCGAGCACAAGTTTGAGCAGCTGCAGCTCCAACAGTCCCCCGAGTCATCGTTCTCGCTCCCTCAGCACCAGTGGCACAAGAAAATTGAGTGCAGCTGCCATTAAATCTCACTGGCCATTTTCCAATAAACATCATGATTAA
- the LOC135168417 gene encoding rhotekin-like isoform X5, with protein sequence MNMHNTMGLLASTLIISRPLRKEYDLEQKIEVEIKMREGSARLLAAARHRAQSLEAARALLTSNERMSAYMAELQRRKKEAINKPSNPVSTARVSLSELRVPLMWRDSDHFKNRGDYRRFAVFCLARIGTEIHDTALLCPVDRALTDITFPDVLLFNNVPADFELTLEIYSHILQEDLSIASTPRRIKRTIHSSISKTVGKKLAASLRDELNSGKIGPHFELMASAKLTLDDTDENIHTHDLAISNLENKHHALPLFGHFCCRLAAQPDCMTKEVVTGNVNINGRDCWARLQNFTIQSWESRKLAEGEQNPISTILINRETSIQPTKCQKELKVINTSDGTEKSAILKLDSPEEAQKWLRHLTLHAKDHERWKHAAETIQEVPCIESARNSFISSKRQGSLYDETPLIESVQSDYTSHTRPTVQEIFGLTPSTSLSSCSSNSPPSHRSRSLSTSGTRKLSAAAIKSHWPFSNKHHD encoded by the exons ATGAACATGCATAACACGATGGGACTCTTGGCATCGACCTTGATAATATCGAGGCCATTGCGAAAG GAGTATGATCTCGAGCAGAAGATCGAGGTGGAGATCAAGATGCGGGAGGGATCGGCAAGACTTTTGGCAGCGGCAAGGCACAGGGCTCAGAGTCTCGAGGCTGCCAGGGCTCTTCTCACTTCAAATGAGAGGATGTCTGCGTATATGGCAGAGCTACAACGACGTAAGAAAGAGGCCATTAATAAACCGAG taatccAGTGAGCACAGCGAGAGTATCACTGTCCGAGCTGAGAGTACCCCTAATGTGGCGTGATTCtgatcattttaaaaatcgtgGTGACTACAGACGTTTTGCTGTATTCTGCCTGGCGCGAATTGGCACTGAAATACATGACACTGCATTACTATGCCCCGTTGATCGGGCGCTAACTGACATCACGTTTCCAGATGTTCTACTCTT CAATAACGTCCCAGCGGATTTTGAATTGACCCTGGAAATTTACAGCCACATTCTCCAAGAAGACCTCAGTATCGCCAGTACTCCTCGCAGAATTAAACGCACGATTCACTCATCAATATCGAAGACGGTCGGGAAGAAGCTGGCAGCTTCCCTCAGGGACGAGTtgaattctggaaaaattggtCCCCACTTCGAGCTTATGGCCTCCGCTAAGTTGACCCTTGATGACACCGATGAGAATATTCACACTCATGACTTAGCTATCAGTAATCTGGAGAATAAACATCACGCTTTGCCATTGTTTGGCCACTTCTGCTGTCGTCTTGCTGCCCAGCCAGATTGCATGACGAAAGAGGTTGTAACGGGAAATGTTAATATCAATGGAAGGGACTGCTGGGCTCGCCTCCAAAATTTCACTATTCAGAGCTGGGAGTCCCGGAAATTGGCCGAGGGAGAGCAAAATCCAATCTCAACGATATTAATCAACAGAGAGACTTCAATTCAGCCTACGAAATGCCAAAAAGAGTTGAAAGTAATCAACACCTCAGACGGCACCGAGAAGTCCGCAATTCTAAAGTTGGATTCGCCTGAAGAGGCCCAGAAGTGGTTGAGGCACTTGACACTTCACGCAAAGGACCACGAGAGGTGGAAGCACGCGGCTGAAACAATTCAAGAGGTACCCTGCATCGAGAGTGCCAGGAATTCCTTCATAAGTAGTAAGCGACAGGGCTCCCTGTACGATGAGACACCCCTAATTGAGTCTGTGCAATCAGACTACACATCCCACACTAGGCCAACAGTTCAGGAAATTTTTGGCCTAACTCCGAGCACAAGTTTGAGCAGCTGCAGCTCCAACAGTCCCCCGAGTCATCGTTCTCGCTCCCTCAGCACCAGTGGCACAAGAAAATTGAGTGCAGCTGCCATTAAATCTCACTGGCCATTTTCCAATAAACATCATGATTAA
- the LOC135168417 gene encoding rhotekin-like isoform X2 encodes MDSCFPPLSALSLRDSKKSNVTVRNRLSSGDAPPLIPGKSTSPGKIEILQDLDLYYIRQIAHNLKEYDLEQKIEVEIKMREGSARLLAAARHRAQSLEAARALLTSNERMSAYMAELQRRKKEAINKPSNPVSTARVSLSELRVPLMWRDSDHFKNRGDYRRFAVFCLARIGTEIHDTALLCPVDRALTDITFPDVLLFNNVPADFELTLEIYSHILQEDLSIASTPRRIKRTIHSSISKTVGKKLAASLRDELNSGKIGPHFELMASAKLTLDDTDENIHTHDLAISNLENKHHALPLFGHFCCRLAAQPDCMTKEVVTGNVNINGRDCWARLQNFTIQSWESRKLAEGEQNPISTILINRETSIQPTKCQKELKVINTSDGTEKSAILKLDSPEEAQKWLRHLTLHAKDHERWKHAAETIQEVPCIESARNSFISSKRQGSLYDETPLIESVQSDYTSHTRPTVQEIFGLTPSTSLSSCSSNSPPSHRSRSLSTSGTRKLSAAAIKSHWPFSNKHHD; translated from the exons ATGGATTCGTGTTTTCCACCGCTGTCGGCGCTAAGCCTCCGTGACTCCAAGAAATCAAATGTAACAGTGAGAAATCGGTTAAGTAGTGGCGATGCACCGCCGTTGATTCCCGGCAAATCGACGTCaccaggaaaaattgaaattctgcaAGATTTGGATCTTTATTACATTCGTCAAATCGCTCATAATTTGAAG GAGTATGATCTCGAGCAGAAGATCGAGGTGGAGATCAAGATGCGGGAGGGATCGGCAAGACTTTTGGCAGCGGCAAGGCACAGGGCTCAGAGTCTCGAGGCTGCCAGGGCTCTTCTCACTTCAAATGAGAGGATGTCTGCGTATATGGCAGAGCTACAACGACGTAAGAAAGAGGCCATTAATAAACCGAG taatccAGTGAGCACAGCGAGAGTATCACTGTCCGAGCTGAGAGTACCCCTAATGTGGCGTGATTCtgatcattttaaaaatcgtgGTGACTACAGACGTTTTGCTGTATTCTGCCTGGCGCGAATTGGCACTGAAATACATGACACTGCATTACTATGCCCCGTTGATCGGGCGCTAACTGACATCACGTTTCCAGATGTTCTACTCTT CAATAACGTCCCAGCGGATTTTGAATTGACCCTGGAAATTTACAGCCACATTCTCCAAGAAGACCTCAGTATCGCCAGTACTCCTCGCAGAATTAAACGCACGATTCACTCATCAATATCGAAGACGGTCGGGAAGAAGCTGGCAGCTTCCCTCAGGGACGAGTtgaattctggaaaaattggtCCCCACTTCGAGCTTATGGCCTCCGCTAAGTTGACCCTTGATGACACCGATGAGAATATTCACACTCATGACTTAGCTATCAGTAATCTGGAGAATAAACATCACGCTTTGCCATTGTTTGGCCACTTCTGCTGTCGTCTTGCTGCCCAGCCAGATTGCATGACGAAAGAGGTTGTAACGGGAAATGTTAATATCAATGGAAGGGACTGCTGGGCTCGCCTCCAAAATTTCACTATTCAGAGCTGGGAGTCCCGGAAATTGGCCGAGGGAGAGCAAAATCCAATCTCAACGATATTAATCAACAGAGAGACTTCAATTCAGCCTACGAAATGCCAAAAAGAGTTGAAAGTAATCAACACCTCAGACGGCACCGAGAAGTCCGCAATTCTAAAGTTGGATTCGCCTGAAGAGGCCCAGAAGTGGTTGAGGCACTTGACACTTCACGCAAAGGACCACGAGAGGTGGAAGCACGCGGCTGAAACAATTCAAGAGGTACCCTGCATCGAGAGTGCCAGGAATTCCTTCATAAGTAGTAAGCGACAGGGCTCCCTGTACGATGAGACACCCCTAATTGAGTCTGTGCAATCAGACTACACATCCCACACTAGGCCAACAGTTCAGGAAATTTTTGGCCTAACTCCGAGCACAAGTTTGAGCAGCTGCAGCTCCAACAGTCCCCCGAGTCATCGTTCTCGCTCCCTCAGCACCAGTGGCACAAGAAAATTGAGTGCAGCTGCCATTAAATCTCACTGGCCATTTTCCAATAAACATCATGATTAA
- the LOC135168417 gene encoding rhotekin-like isoform X6 produces MREGSARLLAAARHRAQSLEAARALLTSNERMSAYMAELQRRKKEAINKPSNPVSTARVSLSELRVPLMWRDSDHFKNRGDYRRFAVFCLARIGTEIHDTALLCPVDRALTDITFPDVLLFNNVPADFELTLEIYSHILQEDLSIASTPRRIKRTIHSSISKTVGKKLAASLRDELNSGKIGPHFELMASAKLTLDDTDENIHTHDLAISNLENKHHALPLFGHFCCRLAAQPDCMTKEVVTGNVNINGRDCWARLQNFTIQSWESRKLAEGEQNPISTILINRETSIQPTKCQKELKVINTSDGTEKSAILKLDSPEEAQKWLRHLTLHAKDHERWKHAAETIQEVPCIESARNSFISSKRQGSLYDETPLIESVQSDYTSHTRPTVQEIFGLTPSTSLSSCSSNSPPSHRSRSLSTSGTRKLSAAAIKSHWPFSNKHHD; encoded by the exons ATGCGGGAGGGATCGGCAAGACTTTTGGCAGCGGCAAGGCACAGGGCTCAGAGTCTCGAGGCTGCCAGGGCTCTTCTCACTTCAAATGAGAGGATGTCTGCGTATATGGCAGAGCTACAACGACGTAAGAAAGAGGCCATTAATAAACCGAG taatccAGTGAGCACAGCGAGAGTATCACTGTCCGAGCTGAGAGTACCCCTAATGTGGCGTGATTCtgatcattttaaaaatcgtgGTGACTACAGACGTTTTGCTGTATTCTGCCTGGCGCGAATTGGCACTGAAATACATGACACTGCATTACTATGCCCCGTTGATCGGGCGCTAACTGACATCACGTTTCCAGATGTTCTACTCTT CAATAACGTCCCAGCGGATTTTGAATTGACCCTGGAAATTTACAGCCACATTCTCCAAGAAGACCTCAGTATCGCCAGTACTCCTCGCAGAATTAAACGCACGATTCACTCATCAATATCGAAGACGGTCGGGAAGAAGCTGGCAGCTTCCCTCAGGGACGAGTtgaattctggaaaaattggtCCCCACTTCGAGCTTATGGCCTCCGCTAAGTTGACCCTTGATGACACCGATGAGAATATTCACACTCATGACTTAGCTATCAGTAATCTGGAGAATAAACATCACGCTTTGCCATTGTTTGGCCACTTCTGCTGTCGTCTTGCTGCCCAGCCAGATTGCATGACGAAAGAGGTTGTAACGGGAAATGTTAATATCAATGGAAGGGACTGCTGGGCTCGCCTCCAAAATTTCACTATTCAGAGCTGGGAGTCCCGGAAATTGGCCGAGGGAGAGCAAAATCCAATCTCAACGATATTAATCAACAGAGAGACTTCAATTCAGCCTACGAAATGCCAAAAAGAGTTGAAAGTAATCAACACCTCAGACGGCACCGAGAAGTCCGCAATTCTAAAGTTGGATTCGCCTGAAGAGGCCCAGAAGTGGTTGAGGCACTTGACACTTCACGCAAAGGACCACGAGAGGTGGAAGCACGCGGCTGAAACAATTCAAGAGGTACCCTGCATCGAGAGTGCCAGGAATTCCTTCATAAGTAGTAAGCGACAGGGCTCCCTGTACGATGAGACACCCCTAATTGAGTCTGTGCAATCAGACTACACATCCCACACTAGGCCAACAGTTCAGGAAATTTTTGGCCTAACTCCGAGCACAAGTTTGAGCAGCTGCAGCTCCAACAGTCCCCCGAGTCATCGTTCTCGCTCCCTCAGCACCAGTGGCACAAGAAAATTGAGTGCAGCTGCCATTAAATCTCACTGGCCATTTTCCAATAAACATCATGATTAA
- the LOC135168417 gene encoding rhotekin-like isoform X4, with protein sequence MAPRRKHVSVDCVTVNGNSEKENKYLRGLSDYHSRVRRRETLRNRKTRVEYDLEQKIEVEIKMREGSARLLAAARHRAQSLEAARALLTSNERMSAYMAELQRRKKEAINKPSNPVSTARVSLSELRVPLMWRDSDHFKNRGDYRRFAVFCLARIGTEIHDTALLCPVDRALTDITFPDVLLFNNVPADFELTLEIYSHILQEDLSIASTPRRIKRTIHSSISKTVGKKLAASLRDELNSGKIGPHFELMASAKLTLDDTDENIHTHDLAISNLENKHHALPLFGHFCCRLAAQPDCMTKEVVTGNVNINGRDCWARLQNFTIQSWESRKLAEGEQNPISTILINRETSIQPTKCQKELKVINTSDGTEKSAILKLDSPEEAQKWLRHLTLHAKDHERWKHAAETIQEVPCIESARNSFISSKRQGSLYDETPLIESVQSDYTSHTRPTVQEIFGLTPSTSLSSCSSNSPPSHRSRSLSTSGTRKLSAAAIKSHWPFSNKHHD encoded by the exons GAGTATGATCTCGAGCAGAAGATCGAGGTGGAGATCAAGATGCGGGAGGGATCGGCAAGACTTTTGGCAGCGGCAAGGCACAGGGCTCAGAGTCTCGAGGCTGCCAGGGCTCTTCTCACTTCAAATGAGAGGATGTCTGCGTATATGGCAGAGCTACAACGACGTAAGAAAGAGGCCATTAATAAACCGAG taatccAGTGAGCACAGCGAGAGTATCACTGTCCGAGCTGAGAGTACCCCTAATGTGGCGTGATTCtgatcattttaaaaatcgtgGTGACTACAGACGTTTTGCTGTATTCTGCCTGGCGCGAATTGGCACTGAAATACATGACACTGCATTACTATGCCCCGTTGATCGGGCGCTAACTGACATCACGTTTCCAGATGTTCTACTCTT CAATAACGTCCCAGCGGATTTTGAATTGACCCTGGAAATTTACAGCCACATTCTCCAAGAAGACCTCAGTATCGCCAGTACTCCTCGCAGAATTAAACGCACGATTCACTCATCAATATCGAAGACGGTCGGGAAGAAGCTGGCAGCTTCCCTCAGGGACGAGTtgaattctggaaaaattggtCCCCACTTCGAGCTTATGGCCTCCGCTAAGTTGACCCTTGATGACACCGATGAGAATATTCACACTCATGACTTAGCTATCAGTAATCTGGAGAATAAACATCACGCTTTGCCATTGTTTGGCCACTTCTGCTGTCGTCTTGCTGCCCAGCCAGATTGCATGACGAAAGAGGTTGTAACGGGAAATGTTAATATCAATGGAAGGGACTGCTGGGCTCGCCTCCAAAATTTCACTATTCAGAGCTGGGAGTCCCGGAAATTGGCCGAGGGAGAGCAAAATCCAATCTCAACGATATTAATCAACAGAGAGACTTCAATTCAGCCTACGAAATGCCAAAAAGAGTTGAAAGTAATCAACACCTCAGACGGCACCGAGAAGTCCGCAATTCTAAAGTTGGATTCGCCTGAAGAGGCCCAGAAGTGGTTGAGGCACTTGACACTTCACGCAAAGGACCACGAGAGGTGGAAGCACGCGGCTGAAACAATTCAAGAGGTACCCTGCATCGAGAGTGCCAGGAATTCCTTCATAAGTAGTAAGCGACAGGGCTCCCTGTACGATGAGACACCCCTAATTGAGTCTGTGCAATCAGACTACACATCCCACACTAGGCCAACAGTTCAGGAAATTTTTGGCCTAACTCCGAGCACAAGTTTGAGCAGCTGCAGCTCCAACAGTCCCCCGAGTCATCGTTCTCGCTCCCTCAGCACCAGTGGCACAAGAAAATTGAGTGCAGCTGCCATTAAATCTCACTGGCCATTTTCCAATAAACATCATGATTAA